The following coding sequences are from one Arthrobacter sp. PvP023 window:
- a CDS encoding alpha-amylase family glycosyl hydrolase, translating into MTEPDWVKHAIWWQVYPIGFVGAEQTAAERASKEPEEPVAHRLGQLVPWLDYVLELGASGLALGPVFASETHGYDTTDYFRIDPRLGDDADFDELIAQCHARGLKVLLDGVFNHVGRSFGAFQDVLTDGPGSPAASWFRLQWPDSEWTPGTEPDYEDFEGHHHLVALNHDEPGVAALVTDVMKHWLARGADGWRLDAAYAVPPSFWAPVLAEVRREYPDSYFVGEYIHGDFAEEVERSTLDSVTQYELWKAVWSSLNDANFYELASALERHNGFLDSFVPLTFVGNHDVTRLASKLANPDQLALALTVLLTAGGTPCIYYGDEQAFRGVKEERAGGDDAVRPAFPAGPAELAAAGWPVYHLHQELISLRRRHAWLHRARTTVLTLSNEHLVYQVRGEGNAGAGSADDSGAGAGGVLTVALNLSGTPADLPVPPGSGGLLAGRAHRHPDRDAAGLPGYGWAVLGEG; encoded by the coding sequence ATGACGGAACCGGACTGGGTCAAACACGCAATCTGGTGGCAGGTCTACCCGATCGGCTTTGTCGGCGCGGAGCAGACTGCCGCAGAGCGGGCGTCCAAGGAGCCGGAAGAGCCTGTGGCCCATCGGCTGGGCCAGCTGGTCCCCTGGCTGGACTACGTGCTGGAACTCGGAGCGTCCGGGCTCGCGCTGGGGCCGGTCTTCGCCTCGGAAACCCACGGCTATGACACCACGGACTACTTCAGGATCGATCCCCGGCTGGGCGATGACGCGGACTTTGACGAGCTCATCGCCCAGTGCCACGCCCGCGGGCTGAAAGTCCTGCTGGACGGCGTCTTCAACCATGTGGGACGCAGCTTCGGGGCGTTCCAGGATGTGCTCACGGACGGTCCAGGGTCTCCTGCCGCCTCATGGTTCCGCCTGCAGTGGCCGGACTCCGAGTGGACGCCGGGGACAGAACCGGACTACGAGGACTTCGAGGGCCACCATCATCTGGTGGCCCTCAACCACGACGAACCGGGGGTCGCCGCCCTGGTCACGGACGTGATGAAGCACTGGCTGGCCCGCGGGGCGGACGGCTGGCGGCTCGACGCGGCGTACGCCGTGCCGCCGTCGTTCTGGGCCCCGGTGCTGGCTGAGGTGCGCCGCGAGTATCCGGACTCCTATTTCGTGGGCGAGTACATCCACGGCGACTTCGCCGAGGAGGTGGAACGGAGCACCCTCGACTCGGTCACGCAGTACGAACTGTGGAAAGCCGTCTGGAGTTCACTCAACGATGCCAACTTCTACGAACTCGCATCCGCGCTCGAGCGGCACAACGGGTTCCTGGACAGCTTCGTGCCGCTCACGTTCGTGGGCAACCACGACGTCACCCGCCTGGCCAGCAAGCTGGCGAACCCGGACCAGCTGGCGCTGGCGCTCACCGTCCTCCTGACCGCGGGCGGGACGCCCTGCATCTACTACGGCGACGAACAGGCCTTCCGCGGCGTCAAGGAGGAGCGCGCCGGCGGAGACGACGCCGTCCGTCCGGCGTTCCCCGCCGGCCCCGCAGAACTGGCAGCGGCCGGCTGGCCCGTGTACCACCTGCACCAGGAACTGATCAGCCTCCGACGGCGGCATGCCTGGCTGCACCGGGCGCGCACCACGGTCCTGACGCTCAGCAACGAGCACCTCGTCTACCAGGTCCGTGGCGAGGGTAATGCAGGCGCCGGTAGCGCAGACGACAGCGGCGCAGGCGCCGGAGGAGTGCTGACAGTTGCGCTGAACCTCTCCGGCACGCCGGCGGACCTGCCCGTGCCGCCCGGTTCGGGCGGGCTGCTGGCCGGGCGGGCCCACCGGCATCCGGACCGGGACGCCGCGGGCCTGCCCGGTTACGGGTGGGCAGTGCTCGGAGAGGGCTAG